The following are encoded in a window of Candidatus Methylomirabilota bacterium genomic DNA:
- a CDS encoding radical SAM protein — MKGPMSLPVINWTPVPADAPRAPFLRLSTLWIQITGTWCNLECVHCINASGPGEAWLKPVHPDVARRAIREAEDLGVKEIYFTGGEPFLHGEMVALLEEALDVAPTTVLTNGTLIDEAMADALAALARRASYSLEIRVSLDDTDSDKNDRVRGAGSFSKAMGAITRLNDRGLLPIVTATEFTSAEHAGPGRYERFRDFLTGRGIEKPRVKIMPVFALGRLGREGDPRLTETDLAHFDRGLLQCSESRVVGEGGVYACPILAGLPGARLSEGGLEESFVDAPLYHPACVTCVQTGMTCKNG, encoded by the coding sequence ATGAAGGGACCGATGAGCCTGCCCGTGATCAACTGGACCCCCGTGCCCGCGGACGCCCCTCGAGCGCCCTTCCTGCGGCTCTCCACGCTCTGGATCCAGATCACGGGAACGTGGTGCAACCTCGAGTGCGTCCACTGCATCAATGCCAGTGGCCCCGGGGAGGCGTGGCTCAAGCCCGTGCACCCCGACGTCGCGCGGCGCGCCATCCGCGAGGCCGAGGACCTGGGCGTGAAGGAGATCTATTTCACGGGGGGCGAGCCGTTCCTCCACGGCGAGATGGTGGCCCTTCTGGAGGAGGCGCTGGACGTGGCGCCGACCACCGTGCTCACCAATGGCACACTCATCGATGAGGCCATGGCCGATGCGCTCGCCGCCCTGGCCCGGCGCGCCTCCTACTCCCTCGAGATCCGGGTCAGCCTCGACGACACTGACTCCGACAAGAACGACAGGGTGCGCGGGGCCGGCTCGTTCTCGAAGGCCATGGGCGCCATCACCCGGCTCAACGACCGCGGCCTGCTGCCCATCGTGACGGCGACCGAATTCACGAGCGCCGAGCACGCGGGGCCGGGGAGGTACGAGCGCTTCCGGGACTTTCTCACGGGGCGAGGTATCGAGAAGCCGAGGGTGAAGATCATGCCCGTCTTCGCCCTGGGCCGACTGGGGCGAGAGGGTGATCCGCGGCTCACCGAGACGGACCTCGCCCACTTCGATCGCGGCCTGCTCCAGTGCTCCGAGTCGCGGGTGGTCGGGGAGGGCGGCGTGTATGCCTGCCCCATCCTCGCGGGGCTGCCGGGCGCGCGGCTGTCCGAGGGCGGGCTCGAGGAGTCCTTCGTGGATGCGCCGCTCTACCATCCGGCCTGCGTCACCTGCGTGCAGACGGGGATGACGTGCAAGAACGGCTAG
- a CDS encoding metallophosphoesterase family protein has translation MQERLEEFRRIAVFGGVYNNALALEAMLEDARRRAVEAVFCLGDMGGFGPHPDRVFPLLRDAGVLAIRGNYDESLAQGKTDCGCGYTDPRDNHFARISYEYTFAKTATENKRWLGGLPAHRRLRVGRHRVLMSHGSPRVINEFLWESATPTGLLKRFLREGEADVLLCTHTGIKWHRAMPDGTHAVNVGVIGRPENDGSSNVWYTVLTAGPDLSVEFVPVHYDYETLARQMEQEGLPPEFAETVRTGWWTTCLENLPSKERSRGKF, from the coding sequence GTGCAAGAACGGCTAGAAGAGTTTCGGCGCATCGCCGTCTTCGGCGGCGTCTACAACAACGCCCTCGCCCTCGAGGCCATGCTCGAGGACGCGCGCCGGCGCGCCGTCGAGGCCGTGTTCTGCCTCGGCGACATGGGCGGCTTCGGGCCGCATCCCGATCGAGTGTTTCCCCTTCTCCGCGACGCGGGCGTGCTCGCCATCCGGGGCAACTACGACGAGTCGCTCGCTCAGGGCAAGACCGATTGCGGCTGCGGCTACACCGATCCGCGCGACAATCACTTCGCGCGGATCAGCTATGAGTACACCTTCGCGAAGACCGCGACGGAGAACAAGCGGTGGCTCGGCGGCCTGCCCGCTCACCGGCGCCTCCGGGTCGGCCGACACCGCGTGCTCATGAGCCACGGGTCTCCGCGGGTCATCAACGAGTTCCTGTGGGAGTCGGCGACGCCCACGGGTCTGCTCAAGCGGTTTCTTCGCGAGGGGGAGGCCGACGTCCTCCTCTGCACCCACACGGGCATCAAGTGGCACCGCGCCATGCCCGACGGCACGCATGCCGTCAATGTCGGGGTGATCGGCCGCCCCGAAAACGACGGCTCGAGCAATGTCTGGTACACGGTGCTGACGGCCGGGCCGGACCTCTCGGTCGAGTTCGTGCCCGTGCACTATGACTACGAGACGCTCGCCCGCCAGATGGAGCAGGAAGGGCTGCCCCCCGAGTTCGCCGAGACGGTGCGAACCGGGTGGTGGACGACCTGTCTCGAGAACCTCCCCTCCAAGGAGCGCTCGCGCGGCAAGTTCTGA